The Glycine max cultivar Williams 82 chromosome 17, Glycine_max_v4.0, whole genome shotgun sequence genome contains the following window.
TTGAGCTTTGACTTTCACCAAGAATTATAAAAGAACAAATTTCAAGAAATCTGTGaaatcaaagaaaccagaattGAATTACGATGCTAGATTTAAAAGGTATTTCTCTTTTAGTAAAATTGAAGCCGGATAAAGTGTAATTTCGGAACTTAGTGAGAAGATTACGACAAAACAAAGCATCAATTTAATCTCACAATAAATGTGACAGACATGCACCATGCAAGAAAAGCAGAACAACTTACTAAGTCCAGATAAAAACGCCGTATTTCCAATTCGTTCCAACATGTTAGGAAAATTGCGGAAAagggacaaaaaaataatctcgACGGAGTTATATTAGCAACaggatgaaaaaaaacaaaaagaaaactcaCCTGAATAGGTGAGCACTCCCACAAAACAGAGCCCACTTTGTTCACACTTAACAGCGCTGGTGTTTCACCTTAGCCCGTTTGGATtccacgttttttttttttttcttgagccAGAAACTCACACGTTTGCTTGCACCtttaaaaaaggagaaaaaagatgCTGGCGATGCAACTAACTCAAAACCTGGAACAAAACATTTATGGCCTATGCGTAATGCGTcgactttattattattttttgtttattaaatgtCTCAACTCAACTAATTATGTTCATCAAGTGTGGGATCAATATTCACATGCGATGGAAGCCATAAGCTAAGGTCAGCAcagttttttaatttctatcccGGACCCACCTTATTCCTAATTCGCAGGCCCCGCTGATTTTCTATGTTCTTGTTTATTTGgaaaatacttatatttttttccccttatGACATTTGCCTTGATTTTATGGAATCTGATTTGGGTTTGTGTCAAAACTATAAAATGGtttatatatcttaaaaaatgtCTACTAATACTTGGATGTTATTAATCATTCTCTTTATAAAGCTggtaaaacaattaataatagaattttttattaagttttattaaagATGCATTTATACTACTAGATATaatttgtttgaatattttactTATAACAGAGCCAAAAACTTCTTGCAGGAGGCATCTTTCACGTGGTCCAACTCCAATGAACTCGTTTTCACCATTACCAataatgttattaaattttatagggtaataaaatttctttttatgttattaaatatgtattatactattaattttaaagaGTAACGtcgtttcttgttttgtgtatatatttttaataaaataaatacgtAAATCAAATAaatccctttttttcttttgatttgtatctttatttttatttaaattggcATAGAATAACAAGATCGTCTTACTACATGAtagtgtattttaatttgtttgaagaAAATTATAAAGTATGAATAACGTGTGTTTGCAAAGTATGACAAATGAGCAATTCCCGGAAGCAATAAAACATTGAATTGAAAGTGGTGTCCTCATCGATTCCATCCACAAGTCGATGCACTATTGTGAGTTGGAATCCCAGGTTAAGATCATATTCTCCTACTGGACCCAAACCCTAATCAGAAAGtagccaaaaaataataatactaccAACCATCCATGTTGCTtggaatctttaattattttaatccaaCGCGTAGTTAGTAGCATACGCTTACGTGACGTGGACCTATTTTATGAAGAAGCACGATACCGAAAGAAAGTCAAAGCCCATTGGGCTACAATATACAGCCCAATGCAGTACTGGACCTTTTGGCCCATTATCGAAGCGGGTGTTCTGTTCCAGCAAGCAGAAGCAAACGCAGACGCAGAATCAGAACTGCGGTAGCGTGCGGTTGTTGGGGGAAGAAGAGAGAAAGCGATGGCGAATCAGGGTGCTAAGAAACGCAAGGAAGAGAACGCTCGTCACATGGCTAGGCTCCGCCAAATCATCATCGCCTGCAACGTactctctcttcttctcttcagtTGTAACGAATTGTTTGTTCGATACTGTGGATTGGTGATCTAATTCTTTGGTTTTCTTTTGAATTGGTAATTAGGTTATCTATGTGTTGCTAAGAATGTTGGTGTTCCATTCGAGCTTCACCTGGAAGCACTGGATTGGGTTGATTGTGACTTCTTTGGCATATGTTATTCCCTATCAACAGCTCGCGAAGATGGCGACCCCTGCTTACGCTGAAGATGGTGAACTTTTAGATGGTGGATTTGATATGTCTACAGGTGGAGTTTGTGGGTATGTCTTTACTATTGTCTTATTTTTAGATCAATATTTTTAGTACTCAACCAGTTCCTGTGTGATATTTATCTTTCGTTCCTCTCTTATTGTGAGCCATTTTTTGCAGATATTTACATGATGTTATCTACATAACATGCTTTGTGCAAGTCATGTCCATCGTCTCTGGAAAGTTCTGGTACACATATCTTGTGGTAAGGCCCATAATTTGTTCACATATGTGGTTTTCTTTATGAATATGGGTTTTGTAACTGTTAATGTTATTGTTTTGCACTGAAGCTACTTCAAATAATGCAGTCTTAGCTTCACAAAGAGAGGTTTATTAGATGCTAGCCTTGGCGGTGTGTATATGTATGGTCCATCCATCTTGTTTTGTAGTTAAGACATAGATTTATTTACCGTAGGGAGGAGTACTATCcaagaaagagagagggaaTGAGTTCCTTATAAGTGCTTGTTGCAGTTTGCACCATAACCAATCACAGTTGGAGGGAGGACTGGAATGCTAAAGAGAGTAGGCACCAAAAGATAATGTCATTTATCATTTAATCCCCCAACAAAGTTTGACTCAGTTGACAAATAATTAGGACTCTTAAGCATGTTAACCAAGGTTTGTTGGATTGTCATATGTGAGGAAaacattttctttgaagaaacaaAGTTCACTTCGATAACCTCTACATCTCAAAAGAAATTAGTCTCGAACTGTTAACCAAGGCATGTCCTTCCTTGGTGCACGGACACAAAATAAATCACAAGTAACTGTTGTTACCCCAACATAATAGTTTTTCATTCAGGGATTATATTAGATTAGGTATTAGGTATTCCTGTGCAAATTCAAGTGTGCTTGGACTGCAATCATCTGCAGTTCAAAAAGAACTGCACTCTATCAGGACCcttataattatttaacttcataaacaaacaaaaaattataaatttggctTAAAAGTTGTAAGCTGTTGGATTTGAAACTGCAATTGTATGAGTTCTTTCTGAACTGCAGTCCTGTTGGTGCTGTGGACTGCTTGAATTTTGACTCTGTGTTGCCCCAAATATATATTTGCTGATAGAAATTGCAGTTGTTGTAATCAGTAACTGTATGTGCTTGACTTAAGGAATACTGAAACCCTTTAAGCATTAGAAAAAGAGAATGCCACAAACAGTCAGTGACACAATTGCCCTTTGCTTGGCATTTGACAGATACCGGCTTTTGGAGCATACCAGTCCTTTGGTTTCATTAAAGGATTTTTGCCAGGGGGTTCAGAGGTACGCTCACCTTGTTGATTTCAGACCACATTTAGAACCATGGTAACGTAAATTTCGTATGTCTTTTGTGAATTAGGAATCATTTGAAGATGAAAAGACCCgcaagaagagagaaaagatgGAGAAGAAGGCATCGAGACCCAAGTTTGCCAAGACAAGAACTAGATAGTTTAGTGTAGGGCACCCAGTTACCCAATGTAACTCAATATCCAAGATTGATGGAGGTTGCCCTGAAACTTTCAACTTATTGCGAACACATGCTGCACAAAGTCTGAGTTGTATTTCATGTATTACAATTTACTTTTTATGCCCTCCAAGAACATGTGTGCTTACACACAGTTTAGATAAGTATTTGGAAAAGCTAACCTCTATGGGATATTGGGATTAAGAGTTGTCAATTACGGGAAGATTCATCATCTTTATCAAATGACTCAACGTTAGTGAATGACGTGGAATTGCTTAAATGGAGTTTAACCTCCTTGTTGGAAATCTTACGTGGGTGTAAAAAATGGGCATATGTATGACGGACAGGTAGCTAGCATATCAAAATCTCATATTATGGCACTTAATATTAAGTTGTTAACGCACTatctattaatttat
Protein-coding sequences here:
- the LOC100306037 gene encoding uncharacterized protein LOC100306037, coding for MANQGAKKRKEENARHMARLRQIIIACNVIYVLLRMLVFHSSFTWKHWIGLIVTSLAYVIPYQQLAKMATPAYAEDGELLDGGFDMSTGGVCGYLHDVIYITCFVQVMSIVSGKFWYTYLVIPAFGAYQSFGFIKGFLPGGSEESFEDEKTRKKREKMEKKASRPKFAKTRTR